A genomic window from Tautonia rosea includes:
- a CDS encoding serine/threonine-protein kinase produces MATSDRPRSESDVPVDFLDTLKRAAIVSDKLLAEIRSKVLAGDYPIDANDLAQQLIADELLTEYQAKRLLGNRPGSLTIGRYVILEKLGAGSMGRVYKAKHRMMDRVSALKIIAPEISNNERVVARFQREMRLVGKLDHPNVVRAFDADKDRGILYIAMEYVAGDSLGQRLRSKGRIPAAELVGYIAQAALGLQHAHDQGIVHRDIKPSNLLLGADGSIKVLDLGLATLMEADDQSAFATADGVAVGTVDYMSPEQAMGKELSPVSDLFSLGCTMYHLLTGRLPYPGNSPLDRMFARINQEPVPVKELRPDLPDRLVEVLARLMAKQPSERYPTAAAASEALQALVRRRSANAAVGVAPTVKPAQVPPTPPAPPPPPQVKYVKVSPTFPSWFQPIARLAERSAVGALLLFLGVLGLAFGAGLIVGILASG; encoded by the coding sequence ATGGCAACGAGCGATCGGCCACGATCTGAGAGTGATGTGCCCGTCGACTTTCTCGACACCCTGAAGCGGGCGGCAATCGTCTCGGACAAACTGCTGGCTGAGATTCGTTCGAAGGTCCTTGCCGGTGACTATCCGATCGACGCGAACGACCTGGCCCAGCAACTGATTGCGGATGAACTGCTGACAGAATACCAGGCCAAGCGTCTGCTCGGAAACCGCCCCGGTTCGTTGACCATTGGGCGATACGTCATCCTGGAGAAGCTCGGAGCCGGCTCGATGGGTCGGGTTTACAAGGCGAAGCACCGGATGATGGACCGGGTCTCAGCCTTGAAGATCATCGCGCCAGAGATCAGCAACAACGAACGGGTGGTCGCCCGGTTTCAGCGCGAGATGCGACTGGTCGGCAAGCTCGACCATCCGAACGTCGTTCGTGCCTTCGACGCCGACAAGGATCGCGGAATCCTTTACATCGCAATGGAATACGTTGCCGGAGATAGCCTGGGGCAGCGGCTTCGATCCAAAGGCCGAATCCCTGCGGCGGAACTGGTCGGCTATATCGCTCAGGCCGCCCTGGGATTGCAGCACGCCCACGATCAGGGGATCGTGCATCGAGACATCAAACCGTCGAACCTGTTGCTAGGCGCCGACGGTTCCATCAAGGTCCTCGACCTTGGACTGGCAACCTTGATGGAGGCCGACGATCAATCCGCCTTCGCCACGGCCGACGGGGTCGCGGTCGGCACCGTGGATTACATGTCTCCCGAACAGGCGATGGGAAAAGAGCTCTCGCCCGTGAGCGATCTGTTTAGCCTTGGTTGCACGATGTACCACCTTCTGACCGGCCGCTTGCCTTATCCCGGAAACTCTCCGCTTGATCGCATGTTTGCCCGGATCAATCAGGAACCGGTGCCAGTCAAGGAGTTAAGGCCCGATCTTCCCGATCGGCTGGTGGAGGTGCTCGCCCGCCTCATGGCGAAGCAACCTTCGGAGCGTTATCCGACCGCCGCCGCCGCCTCCGAGGCGCTTCAGGCCCTTGTCCGAAGGCGATCCGCGAATGCGGCAGTCGGAGTTGCACCCACCGTCAAACCGGCTCAGGTTCCACCGACCCCACCTGCTCCGCCACCACCACCTCAGGTGAAATATGTCAAGGTTTCGCCGACCTTCCCGTCCTGGTTTCAGCCGATCGCTCGGCTGGCCGAGCGATCGGCAGTCGGAGCCTTGCTCCTATTCCTGGGTGTCCTCGGTCTCGCATTTGGAGCGGGTTTGATCGTCGGCATCCTCGCCAGTGGCTGA
- a CDS encoding TIGR01777 family oxidoreductase, giving the protein MRVFMAGGTGLIGSRLIAELVGRGDQPVVLTRRASSVRERPEFRQVEVVQGDPTTSGSWQKSVDGCDAVVNLTGHNLFAKRWSPEVKRLIRESRVHSTEHLVSAVEQAKTRPTVFVQGSAVGYYGMTGDEELTESSPAGSDFMAVICREWEDASRSVANAGTRLAIIRTGIVLAKGEGALGVMTPLFKWLPGGAAPVGSGSNPLVPGTGKQWMSWIHLTDIVGLIVLAIDSNEAQGPINGTAPNPVRNIEFSRELARVVHRPFLPIGPPDVMLRTVLGEVAQVVTKGQRVLPARAVELGYRFAFPELAGALHDLLSPASSETSHGASAAS; this is encoded by the coding sequence ATGCGAGTGTTCATGGCAGGGGGAACCGGCTTGATCGGGTCCCGCCTGATTGCAGAACTGGTTGGCCGAGGAGATCAGCCTGTGGTCCTGACCCGTCGGGCGTCTTCCGTTCGGGAACGACCCGAATTCCGGCAGGTCGAGGTTGTGCAGGGCGATCCGACCACGAGCGGTTCCTGGCAAAAAAGCGTGGACGGTTGCGATGCCGTCGTCAATCTCACCGGACACAATCTCTTTGCCAAACGATGGTCGCCCGAGGTAAAGCGCCTCATTCGAGAGAGCCGAGTGCACTCGACTGAGCACCTGGTCTCGGCCGTTGAACAGGCCAAGACACGACCGACCGTCTTTGTTCAGGGTTCGGCCGTCGGCTACTACGGCATGACCGGAGATGAGGAACTGACCGAATCTAGCCCCGCCGGATCGGACTTCATGGCCGTGATCTGCCGCGAGTGGGAAGACGCGTCCCGATCCGTGGCCAATGCGGGAACACGCCTGGCGATCATCCGCACGGGGATCGTGCTGGCAAAGGGCGAAGGAGCACTTGGAGTGATGACTCCTCTGTTCAAGTGGCTCCCCGGAGGTGCGGCTCCTGTTGGGAGTGGATCGAATCCGCTCGTCCCGGGAACCGGAAAACAATGGATGAGTTGGATCCATTTGACGGACATCGTCGGCCTGATTGTGCTGGCGATCGACTCGAACGAGGCTCAGGGACCGATCAATGGCACCGCTCCGAACCCGGTGCGCAACATCGAGTTTTCGAGGGAACTCGCCCGAGTGGTCCACCGTCCCTTTCTGCCGATCGGCCCCCCCGACGTGATGCTTCGCACCGTCCTGGGTGAGGTCGCTCAGGTCGTCACCAAGGGACAACGCGTTCTGCCGGCCAGAGCGGTTGAACTCGGCTATCGCTTCGCCTTCCCCGAACTGGCCGGAGCGCTTCACGATCTGCTCAGCCCTGCGTCCAGTGAGACATCGCACGGAGCCTCGGCAGCCTCCTGA
- a CDS encoding alpha/beta fold hydrolase yields MKTNGRHFFNLPLALRSYRRSNPLVLVNGLAEQSESWFANRHSWSRHFDVKVPELLVYDGEDLHRHIDAGGEVTISYLTDRLARYLDEFVQKPPYHLVGSSLGGQVLLTYAARHPDKVSKLVLICPSGLHGEENLPIMDGVRRSDYDSLVRSVFFKTQFAGEELVEAIEQKFQDRRWKKGVLRTLRGTVGHSVGTLLTQVPHPTLLIWGQDDRIIADIPGSIRAADGMPRARQIVIPRCGHAPQIERAGLVNKLVIRFLKDRLDSIPPTLSAGRVMKKSRGVTPL; encoded by the coding sequence ATGAAGACGAACGGGCGCCATTTTTTCAATTTGCCCCTGGCTCTCCGGAGCTATCGGCGTTCCAATCCCCTCGTATTGGTCAACGGACTTGCCGAGCAATCCGAAAGCTGGTTTGCCAACCGGCATTCCTGGTCACGTCATTTCGATGTGAAAGTTCCCGAACTGCTCGTCTACGACGGCGAGGATCTCCACCGTCACATCGATGCCGGCGGCGAGGTGACGATTAGCTACTTGACCGATCGTCTCGCTCGGTACCTCGACGAGTTCGTCCAGAAACCGCCTTACCACCTGGTCGGATCGAGCCTCGGCGGGCAGGTGCTTCTCACCTATGCCGCCCGTCATCCGGACAAGGTGAGTAAATTGGTGCTCATTTGTCCCTCCGGCCTTCATGGTGAGGAAAACTTACCGATCATGGACGGGGTTCGCCGAAGCGATTACGATTCCCTCGTCCGCTCGGTCTTCTTCAAGACGCAGTTTGCCGGAGAGGAACTCGTCGAGGCAATCGAGCAAAAGTTCCAGGACCGCCGTTGGAAGAAAGGTGTCTTGCGAACGCTTCGGGGAACCGTAGGGCACTCGGTCGGTACCCTCTTGACCCAGGTTCCGCACCCGACGCTCTTGATCTGGGGCCAGGATGATCGGATCATCGCCGACATTCCCGGTTCGATCCGAGCGGCCGATGGGATGCCGAGGGCCCGTCAGATTGTCATTCCACGATGTGGCCATGCCCCTCAGATCGAGCGAGCCGGACTGGTCAACAAATTGGTCATTCGATTCCTCAAGGACCGGCTCGATTCGATTCCACCAACCCTGAGCGCCGGCCGGGTCATGAAGAAATCTCGGGGCGTCACACCGCTCTGA
- the olsG gene encoding ornithine lipid N-methyltransferase, translating to MKDSFLFLGKFLRHGTAIASLAPSSPWLSRTTVRNIDWDQARVLIELGAGTGPITQELVTRAHPECRLLVLERDADFVKVLRDRFPPRPNLDIIEGDVRDLPSMLQDRGIERADTIVSGLPVPSFPKDLQRDLFRMVGQVLKPSGTFNQITEMPWVYYRFYQRFFDEVRFTFEPRNIPPAGAYYCRGVKPIAD from the coding sequence ATGAAGGATTCGTTTCTCTTTCTTGGCAAGTTTCTCCGACACGGAACGGCCATCGCCAGCCTCGCACCGAGTAGTCCCTGGTTGTCCCGGACGACGGTGCGGAATATTGACTGGGACCAGGCCCGAGTCCTGATCGAACTCGGCGCCGGAACGGGTCCGATCACCCAGGAACTTGTGACACGAGCACATCCCGAATGCCGCCTGCTTGTCCTCGAACGAGACGCCGATTTCGTGAAGGTTCTCCGCGATCGGTTCCCACCCCGGCCCAACCTTGACATCATCGAAGGGGATGTTCGAGACCTCCCCTCGATGCTCCAGGATCGTGGGATCGAGCGCGCCGATACGATCGTGTCGGGATTGCCCGTTCCCTCCTTTCCCAAAGACTTGCAGCGTGATCTGTTCCGAATGGTCGGGCAGGTATTGAAACCCTCGGGAACCTTCAATCAGATCACGGAGATGCCCTGGGTGTATTATCGTTTCTACCAACGTTTCTTTGACGAGGTTCGATTCACCTTCGAGCCCCGGAACATCCCCCCCGCCGGTGCCTATTACTGCCGGGGCGTGAAGCCCATCGCCGATTAA
- a CDS encoding GH3 family domain-containing protein yields MSRVLSPLPWIAGLPPIKSVVNRVIRTAAQVSESSRTVNPAADQAGQLNRLLTKSRDTRFGLDHQFESIRREGKGSPDRLVHAFQRAVPLRSYEQLWKDYLADSYPTLRNVTWPGLIPYFALTSGTTQGATKYIPVSREMLASNRAAAWAMVGSFMASRPDSRIFQGKIFFLGGSTNLEMPSPGVRQGDLSAIASLEVSEILRPYTFPPVDLAHETDWDRKLSTLVDQSRSEPITLISGVPSWLLMFFERLLERSGARSVAEVWPTLEVVVHGGVKFDPYRPAFDRILGSDRIALQETYPCSEGFIAYGDQATGLLRLLVRNGLFFEFVPVDELDRPNPTRHWIANAELGVNYAIVLSTCAGMWAHVVGDTVRFESLDPPLLSFTGRTKYTLSAFGEHLISEEIEASMALAAEQTGAAVQEWHAGPVFQGSLGHHHFLVEFSTPPTSLDAFRTALDADLSRRNADYAAHRVEGVGLPMPALSSVRSGAFTDWMRSRGKLGGQHKVPRMDGTGQLTAELAGFFRDSGVVQDDRPAGGITTPL; encoded by the coding sequence ATGAGTCGAGTATTGTCCCCCCTGCCCTGGATCGCTGGCCTTCCACCGATCAAGTCGGTCGTGAACCGGGTGATCCGAACCGCGGCACAGGTTTCGGAATCTTCCCGGACCGTCAATCCAGCAGCCGATCAGGCTGGGCAACTCAATCGACTCCTCACAAAGTCCCGCGACACGCGGTTCGGTCTCGATCACCAATTCGAATCCATCCGTCGCGAAGGAAAAGGATCCCCAGACCGACTCGTCCATGCCTTTCAGCGAGCGGTTCCCTTGCGATCCTACGAACAGCTTTGGAAGGATTATCTCGCCGACTCATATCCGACGCTCCGCAATGTCACCTGGCCGGGACTTATCCCCTACTTCGCCCTGACCAGCGGAACGACCCAGGGAGCCACAAAATACATTCCTGTCTCTCGTGAAATGCTGGCATCGAATCGGGCGGCGGCCTGGGCGATGGTCGGTTCGTTCATGGCATCTCGCCCCGATTCCCGAATCTTTCAGGGGAAAATCTTCTTCCTCGGTGGATCAACCAATCTGGAAATGCCCTCCCCAGGGGTTCGGCAAGGCGACCTCAGCGCGATTGCGTCTCTTGAGGTCAGCGAAATCCTTCGTCCCTATACTTTTCCACCCGTTGATCTTGCCCATGAAACGGACTGGGATCGGAAACTCTCGACGCTCGTTGATCAAAGTCGCTCCGAGCCGATCACCCTGATCAGCGGTGTTCCAAGCTGGCTCCTGATGTTCTTCGAGCGCCTCCTGGAGCGCAGTGGCGCTCGAAGCGTGGCCGAGGTCTGGCCGACGCTTGAAGTCGTTGTGCATGGCGGGGTGAAATTCGACCCGTATCGGCCGGCCTTCGATCGGATCCTCGGGAGCGATCGCATCGCCCTTCAGGAAACCTACCCCTGCTCCGAGGGGTTCATCGCCTACGGTGATCAAGCAACCGGTTTGCTTCGGCTTCTGGTGCGCAATGGCCTGTTCTTCGAATTTGTCCCGGTCGATGAACTCGATCGCCCCAACCCGACCCGCCACTGGATCGCCAATGCAGAACTCGGGGTGAACTACGCGATCGTGCTCTCAACCTGCGCGGGCATGTGGGCGCATGTGGTTGGAGATACGGTGCGGTTCGAGTCGCTCGACCCGCCTCTCCTGAGCTTCACCGGACGAACCAAGTACACGCTTTCAGCCTTTGGAGAGCATCTGATCAGTGAGGAGATTGAGGCCTCAATGGCCCTCGCTGCCGAGCAAACAGGGGCAGCCGTGCAAGAGTGGCACGCCGGCCCAGTGTTCCAGGGGTCGCTCGGCCACCATCACTTCCTGGTCGAATTTTCGACTCCGCCGACCTCCCTTGATGCCTTCCGCACCGCTCTGGATGCAGATCTGAGCCGACGGAATGCCGACTACGCCGCGCATCGGGTCGAGGGTGTCGGCTTGCCAATGCCTGCCCTCTCTTCCGTTCGATCCGGAGCATTCACCGACTGGATGCGATCGCGAGGAAAACTCGGAGGTCAGCACAAGGTGCCCCGCATGGACGGCACCGGCCAACTCACTGCCGAGTTGGCCGGTTTCTTCCGAGACTCGGGAGTCGTCCAGGACGATCGACCTGCCGGGGGGATAACGACCCCCCTCTGA
- a CDS encoding acyl carrier protein, with translation MDAIRKTIRDFLLLEFLPGEDPDELTDQTPLITGGVLDSISTLRLVVFLEEQFQVSLEAHEAGVDHLDTVEQIASLITRKKAA, from the coding sequence ATGGACGCCATCCGAAAGACGATTCGAGATTTCCTCCTTCTGGAATTTCTTCCAGGAGAAGATCCGGACGAACTGACCGACCAGACGCCGTTGATTACTGGCGGTGTGCTCGACTCAATCAGCACGCTGCGGCTGGTCGTCTTCCTGGAAGAACAGTTTCAGGTGAGCCTTGAAGCTCATGAGGCCGGGGTTGATCACCTCGACACCGTCGAGCAGATTGCCTCGCTCATTACTCGCAAAAAGGCCGCCTGA
- a CDS encoding alkaline phosphatase family protein, producing the protein MPGPASRVVYLGLDGATEAVLRPAFDRGWMPNLQALWRRSATGTLWSSEPMVTPVAWTSFLTGCHPPTHGIHEFHYLDPVDRTILPNHAGRIRVPTLWDTLSERGHEVVSLGLPMTYPPPDVRGLVVAGSDAPGLQWAFAQCPDFGEEILRDLPGYSHKVLWKRRPRSLEELRAVSRRNQEVFRAQAEAAERADVRCDWTALMVHFHNLDGIQHRLWPYLDLDETAEQQPEWSVEVVNCLRELDRAVGRLLELASRRNAAVIALSDHGFGPCRALVDVNGLLCQAGLQRRLPYGTRLSYRVRRLRDRFDRWRRRRTPDGTARRGPRSIEGEVGCDWSKTVAFAPFGQLCGSIFLNPKLVSGSSAASRVIAEIIDTCRAAEDPETGQPLFADAFDVAERYNLDPASEGLPDVLAPSTDGYQAMAKWDPFCRSLLRPDPNLPATHRNDGVLAIEAPGIRPGMRLDAELPDVAPTSLSILGLAIPDVMEGRVLDEVRDQSRVQTTAGTPIPNQSALD; encoded by the coding sequence ATGCCGGGCCCCGCCTCTCGGGTCGTCTATCTTGGGCTCGACGGCGCCACCGAAGCGGTTCTGCGGCCTGCCTTTGATCGGGGCTGGATGCCGAACCTTCAGGCGCTCTGGCGACGATCGGCGACCGGCACGCTCTGGTCCTCCGAACCGATGGTTACGCCCGTCGCCTGGACCTCGTTCCTGACCGGCTGCCATCCCCCGACCCACGGCATCCACGAGTTCCACTATCTCGACCCGGTCGATCGGACCATCTTACCCAACCATGCCGGTCGGATCCGAGTGCCAACGCTCTGGGATACCTTGTCGGAACGTGGGCACGAGGTTGTCAGCCTCGGCCTTCCGATGACCTATCCCCCGCCCGATGTTCGGGGACTGGTCGTCGCCGGTTCCGACGCTCCCGGCTTGCAATGGGCCTTTGCCCAGTGCCCCGACTTCGGGGAGGAGATTCTTCGCGATCTCCCCGGTTATTCCCATAAGGTCCTCTGGAAGCGCCGACCTCGATCGCTTGAAGAGCTTCGAGCCGTCTCTCGACGCAACCAAGAGGTCTTTCGAGCTCAGGCCGAAGCCGCCGAGCGAGCCGACGTCCGGTGCGACTGGACCGCCTTGATGGTTCATTTCCATAACCTCGACGGCATTCAGCATCGACTCTGGCCCTATCTCGACCTCGACGAAACGGCTGAGCAACAGCCCGAATGGTCGGTCGAGGTCGTCAACTGCCTTCGAGAACTCGATCGGGCCGTCGGACGATTGCTGGAACTGGCCTCGCGACGCAATGCGGCCGTTATTGCCCTTTCCGACCATGGATTCGGTCCCTGTCGGGCGCTGGTTGACGTCAACGGCTTGCTTTGCCAGGCAGGGCTGCAGCGGAGATTGCCCTACGGAACCCGCCTCTCGTACCGAGTTCGTCGGCTCCGTGATCGCTTCGATCGATGGCGACGCCGACGGACTCCGGATGGGACCGCCCGCCGAGGCCCTCGGTCGATCGAAGGAGAGGTTGGGTGCGACTGGTCGAAAACGGTGGCGTTCGCTCCGTTTGGTCAACTCTGCGGCTCAATCTTCCTGAACCCGAAGCTGGTGTCTGGTTCCTCGGCCGCTTCCAGGGTGATTGCGGAGATCATCGATACCTGCCGAGCCGCCGAAGACCCGGAGACGGGCCAACCCCTCTTTGCCGACGCGTTCGACGTGGCCGAGCGTTACAACCTCGATCCGGCGTCAGAGGGCTTGCCCGACGTCCTTGCCCCCTCGACCGATGGCTACCAGGCCATGGCCAAGTGGGACCCATTTTGCCGGTCGTTGCTCCGTCCCGATCCGAACCTGCCGGCCACGCACCGGAACGATGGCGTGCTCGCGATCGAGGCCCCTGGAATCCGTCCAGGCATGCGGCTGGACGCGGAGTTGCCCGACGTCGCGCCGACATCGCTCTCCATTCTTGGCCTTGCCATCCCCGACGTGATGGAAGGCCGGGTTCTTGATGAGGTTCGGGATCAGTCCCGAGTCCAGACTACGGCTGGTACCCCCATTCCGAATCAGTCGGCCCTTGATTGA
- a CDS encoding polysaccharide biosynthesis/export family protein, whose translation MIGRGGSSYRYVLFGVVTGLAILGIVSGCSLQQRKEERRIPQYGVVDLGQPRELNQVILPPYVIEPPDELEIIVRPTSIDLTQRIATVQPDGVIDLGLGGVFPVVGLTLEQAEAVITERLRERLAREGNTPEDPIEVSVRLANSSRSKFYYVIGAVSNQGPIPYTGGETVLRAILQAGLRPNSLPEKAYLSRPQTLGQPDVVLRIDWEAIRDRGDTTTNYQVFPGDRIVVPGTKERGLLQTLLGG comes from the coding sequence ATGATCGGACGCGGGGGCTCATCGTATCGTTACGTTCTGTTCGGCGTGGTGACCGGCCTCGCTATCTTGGGGATCGTCTCCGGGTGTTCCTTGCAGCAACGCAAGGAGGAACGGAGAATTCCTCAGTATGGGGTCGTCGATCTGGGACAGCCCCGAGAGCTGAACCAGGTCATTCTCCCACCCTATGTGATCGAGCCACCCGATGAGCTGGAGATCATCGTTCGACCGACGTCGATCGACCTGACCCAGCGGATTGCGACAGTCCAGCCCGATGGCGTCATCGACCTCGGCCTCGGAGGAGTCTTCCCTGTTGTTGGGTTGACACTGGAACAGGCAGAGGCAGTGATTACCGAACGCTTGAGAGAGCGTCTCGCTCGCGAAGGGAACACACCCGAAGACCCGATCGAGGTCTCGGTGCGCCTCGCGAATTCATCCCGCAGCAAGTTTTACTACGTGATCGGTGCGGTCTCAAATCAGGGACCGATTCCTTACACTGGTGGAGAAACCGTGCTTCGGGCGATCTTGCAGGCTGGGTTACGACCCAACAGTCTCCCCGAGAAAGCTTACCTGTCCCGCCCCCAAACCCTTGGCCAGCCCGATGTCGTCTTGCGGATCGACTGGGAAGCGATCCGAGATCGCGGCGACACCACGACGAATTACCAGGTCTTTCCTGGCGACCGGATCGTCGTACCCGGAACCAAGGAACGAGGGCTGCTCCAAACCCTGTTGGGGGGGTAA
- a CDS encoding MFS transporter: protein MSHHDDPNAAGAAKVGSRDLFLFWSCFIALIATAFAFITRVLIMDEWQADFGLTETEKGEIFGVGLWPFAVSIVLFSLIIDRIGYGKAMAFAFATHLGAALILFFAKPLTESLGIRGYWVLYIGSFVMALGNGTVEAVINPVVATLFPNAKTKWLNILHAGWPGGLVLGGILTIAMGGLSWQYKVGLVFLPVIAYGVLMLPQKFPVSERVAAGVSYKAMLQQVGVIGALIVSIMLVWEITRVFMESGVLFQGMSDQNILIARLVIVAVMTGAFGAYVHAPGRPIFIFLLLIMIPLATTELGTDSWITSLMEPEMTRFNLNPGWVLVYTSLIMLILRFFAGPIVHRISPLGLLAVSALLAACGLVFLSKSSGLMILAAATLYGFGKTFFWPTMLGVVAEQYPKGGAMTLNTIAGVGMLSVGVLGNPLLGNIQDKEAVEQLQATNPTVFEKVVGEERISVFGTYRPLIQEQIDQLPPDQQAEVAAIREAAKKNALMTVAIFPCIMFVSYMLLILYYRSQGGYKPQILVTDQEESEMMTGGVVGPAEM, encoded by the coding sequence ATGAGCCACCACGACGATCCGAACGCCGCAGGCGCCGCCAAGGTCGGGTCACGCGACCTGTTTCTGTTCTGGTCCTGCTTCATTGCGTTGATCGCCACAGCGTTCGCCTTTATCACCCGAGTGCTGATCATGGACGAGTGGCAGGCCGACTTCGGCCTGACCGAGACGGAGAAGGGGGAGATCTTCGGCGTCGGCCTCTGGCCGTTCGCGGTGAGCATCGTCCTGTTTAGCCTGATCATCGACCGGATCGGTTACGGCAAGGCGATGGCCTTCGCCTTCGCCACCCACCTGGGGGCGGCCCTGATCCTCTTCTTCGCCAAGCCGCTCACCGAGAGCCTGGGCATCCGTGGCTACTGGGTGCTCTACATCGGCTCGTTTGTGATGGCGCTGGGGAACGGGACGGTGGAGGCAGTGATCAATCCGGTGGTCGCCACGTTGTTCCCGAACGCGAAGACGAAGTGGCTGAACATCCTGCACGCCGGCTGGCCGGGCGGCCTGGTCCTGGGTGGCATCCTGACAATCGCCATGGGAGGGCTGAGCTGGCAGTACAAGGTGGGCCTCGTCTTCTTGCCGGTCATCGCCTACGGGGTTCTGATGCTCCCGCAAAAGTTCCCTGTGTCTGAGCGCGTGGCGGCGGGTGTCTCTTACAAGGCGATGCTGCAGCAGGTCGGGGTCATCGGCGCGCTCATCGTCTCGATCATGCTCGTCTGGGAGATCACCCGGGTCTTCATGGAGTCGGGCGTGCTGTTCCAGGGGATGAGCGACCAGAACATTCTGATCGCCCGGCTGGTTATCGTGGCCGTGATGACCGGGGCCTTTGGGGCTTATGTGCACGCTCCGGGACGTCCAATTTTCATCTTCCTCTTGCTGATCATGATCCCATTGGCAACGACGGAGCTGGGGACCGACAGCTGGATCACCTCGCTGATGGAACCGGAAATGACCCGGTTCAACCTGAACCCGGGATGGGTCCTGGTCTATACGTCACTAATTATGCTCATCCTCCGATTTTTCGCCGGGCCGATTGTGCACCGGATCTCCCCGCTCGGATTGCTGGCGGTCAGCGCTCTGCTGGCCGCCTGCGGCCTGGTCTTCCTCTCAAAGTCGAGCGGGTTGATGATTCTCGCCGCCGCCACCCTGTACGGCTTCGGCAAGACGTTCTTCTGGCCGACGATGCTGGGCGTGGTGGCCGAGCAGTATCCCAAGGGAGGCGCCATGACGCTCAACACGATCGCCGGCGTCGGGATGCTCTCCGTCGGTGTGCTCGGGAACCCGCTGCTGGGGAATATCCAGGACAAGGAGGCGGTCGAACAGCTTCAGGCCACGAATCCGACGGTGTTTGAGAAGGTGGTCGGAGAGGAGCGGATCAGCGTCTTCGGAACCTATCGGCCATTGATTCAGGAGCAGATTGACCAGCTCCCGCCCGATCAGCAGGCCGAAGTCGCCGCGATTCGCGAGGCAGCCAAGAAGAACGCCCTCATGACCGTGGCGATCTTCCCCTGCATCATGTTCGTCAGCTACATGCTCCTGATCCTTTACTATCGCTCGCAGGGTGGCTACAAGCCGCAGATCCTTGTGACGGATCAGGAGGAGTCGGAGATGATGACGGGTGGTGTCGTGGGTCCGGCCGAAATGTGA